Proteins from a single region of Mucilaginibacter daejeonensis:
- a CDS encoding tRNA1(Val) (adenine(37)-N6)-methyltransferase: MSVFRFKQFDVDQTGCAMKVNTDGVLLGAITDAANAQRVLDIGAGTGVIALMLAQRFSNLSVDAVELDEVASRTATTNFAGSPFADRLHSYHQSFQDHFKDNAAEKYDLIVSNPPFYINSLHSPGATRKLAKHADHGFFEQLITLCPQHLTHEGQLWLVLPIDTAAHVKRLLKDSKLNVQQVFNIRSFPHSDPHREVLCLGFTNGQIATSDLAIYAEPKVYTDAYRQLLKEFLTIF; the protein is encoded by the coding sequence ATGTCGGTGTTCCGTTTCAAACAGTTCGACGTTGACCAAACGGGTTGCGCCATGAAGGTGAATACTGACGGCGTGCTGTTAGGCGCGATCACTGATGCCGCAAATGCTCAGCGCGTGCTGGATATCGGGGCCGGTACGGGCGTGATCGCCCTCATGCTGGCGCAGCGCTTCTCCAACTTAAGTGTCGATGCCGTTGAACTGGACGAGGTTGCCAGCAGAACGGCCACGACCAATTTTGCCGGATCGCCATTTGCCGATCGGTTACATAGTTATCATCAAAGTTTTCAAGACCATTTTAAGGATAACGCTGCAGAGAAGTACGACCTTATCGTATCTAACCCGCCGTTCTATATCAATTCTCTCCACTCTCCAGGCGCTACCCGCAAACTTGCCAAACATGCCGATCACGGCTTTTTTGAACAACTGATCACCCTGTGCCCGCAGCACTTGACCCATGAGGGCCAACTATGGCTTGTTTTGCCGATCGATACGGCTGCCCATGTAAAACGGTTGTTGAAAGACAGTAAGCTGAACGTACAACAAGTGTTCAATATCAGATCATTCCCTCATTCGGACCCTCACCGTGAGGTATTGTGTTTGGGTTTTACCAACGGCCAGATCGCTACGAGCGATCTGGCTATATATGCTGAACCAAAAGTGTATACTGATGCCTATCGCCAGTTGTTGAAAGAGTTTCTGACGATATTTTAA
- a CDS encoding WD40/YVTN/BNR-like repeat-containing protein produces MLIALSLNAQTITVTEQSRSTSIRGLSVVDDRVAWVSGSKGNIGISTDGGTTWQWQQVKGFEQSDLRDIEAFSDKDAVVMSSGTPAVILKTTDGGKTWKECFRNSDQAWFLDGLDFYDSKNGIVMGDPIDGKFVIMSTTDGGDTWTSLDHRPEARKDEAAFAASGTTIKMTGKRSIAMISGGSSSRLFTTKDQQHWSVKELPILQGRSTTGAFSFITVKDKFVFVGGDYQKNMRKDSTACYLLKDGSMQLSQQMPAGFQSCVENLDKNILLSTGTSGTNLSTDGGITWKPIDTNSYNVCRKAKHGKLVLLAGDKGKIARLKP; encoded by the coding sequence ATGCTCATCGCCCTCTCATTGAACGCACAAACGATCACGGTGACCGAGCAAAGCCGGTCGACCAGCATACGCGGGCTATCGGTAGTTGACGACCGTGTAGCTTGGGTAAGTGGCAGTAAAGGCAACATAGGTATCAGTACTGATGGAGGCACTACCTGGCAATGGCAGCAGGTCAAAGGATTTGAGCAAAGTGATCTTCGCGATATTGAGGCATTCTCTGACAAGGATGCCGTGGTCATGAGTTCGGGCACTCCGGCGGTGATCTTAAAGACCACTGATGGCGGCAAGACCTGGAAGGAGTGTTTCAGGAATAGTGACCAAGCTTGGTTTTTGGATGGTTTGGACTTTTACGATTCTAAGAACGGAATCGTAATGGGTGACCCGATCGATGGCAAGTTCGTGATCATGAGTACTACTGATGGTGGCGATACCTGGACGTCGCTAGATCACCGTCCCGAAGCACGGAAAGATGAAGCGGCCTTTGCCGCCAGCGGAACCACCATCAAAATGACCGGCAAGCGTTCCATTGCCATGATATCAGGAGGCTCATCGTCCAGGCTGTTCACTACTAAAGACCAGCAACATTGGTCGGTCAAAGAATTGCCTATCCTTCAGGGCCGTTCTACCACCGGAGCCTTTTCTTTCATTACGGTTAAAGACAAGTTCGTGTTCGTGGGGGGTGATTACCAGAAGAACATGCGCAAAGATTCGACAGCTTGTTACCTGCTTAAGGATGGTTCTATGCAGCTGTCCCAGCAAATGCCGGCTGGATTTCAATCGTGCGTGGAGAACTTAGATAAGAACATCCTTTTATCTACCGGTACCTCCGGCACCAACCTTAGCACAGATGGAGGCATAACTTGGAAACCGATCGACACCAATAGCTACAACGTTTGCCGGAAGGCCAAACATGGAAAACTTGTGTTGTTAGCTGGCGATAAAGGGAAGATCGCCCGGTTGAAACCATAG
- a CDS encoding class I mannose-6-phosphate isomerase gives MSISTIISDTERSGVLNRKTTQYLMPQRIQAEELASHTYNIYPTYSLGKGNIHNGYKTLAAWIADHKAVVIDGYVGVLWDAVKTGLQQNLEAMGLKVNWIETADHLKEVQEVDRLVEPFMGTYESVWGTRCTLKLADLYNIDSLQQQVPDDNADITIILGTAAALAGWDAPLLYIDMPKNELQFRMRAGSITNLGADKVFEPFYMYKRFYFVDWVLLNEHKRSILPSVAVMADGQWPDSINWMLGETLRSGLYRLSHSPVRVRPWFEPGAWGGQWIKSNIKGVNSDAVNYAWSFELIVPENGLVFESDGWLLEVSFDTLMFGHAKEMLGRHAAVFGEEFPIRFDFLDTVKGGNLSIQCHPSLNYIQKHFGERITQDETYYILDCEPGAQVYLGFQETIDPEEFRKALETSQAQEQALVIEDYVQAHAAQKHDLFLIPNQTIHSAGAGNLVLEISATPYIFTFKMYDWLRLDLEGNPRPINIDHAFNNLDLTRKGEKVKDELISKQVVISQDIGATVVHLPTHEQHFYDVHRLEFDHQVVVNCEDSCHVLMVVEGRSVTVKTAEGAKQTFAYAETFVIPAACGSYTLTNDGQEPVKVIKAFLK, from the coding sequence ATGAGTATATCTACTATCATTAGTGACACTGAGCGATCCGGCGTTTTGAACAGGAAGACCACCCAGTACCTGATGCCGCAACGCATACAAGCCGAAGAACTTGCTTCACATACCTATAATATATACCCGACCTATTCGCTGGGTAAGGGTAACATACATAACGGATATAAGACCCTTGCAGCATGGATAGCCGATCACAAAGCGGTAGTTATAGATGGTTACGTTGGGGTGCTCTGGGATGCGGTGAAGACTGGGCTGCAGCAAAACCTGGAAGCGATGGGGCTTAAGGTGAACTGGATCGAGACCGCAGACCATCTGAAAGAAGTTCAAGAAGTTGATCGCTTAGTGGAGCCCTTTATGGGTACTTATGAGTCGGTTTGGGGCACACGTTGCACCCTAAAATTGGCTGATCTTTACAACATAGATAGCTTGCAGCAGCAAGTGCCTGACGATAACGCCGATATCACTATCATATTGGGCACCGCAGCTGCACTGGCCGGTTGGGACGCGCCGCTGTTATACATCGATATGCCCAAAAATGAACTGCAGTTCAGGATGCGGGCAGGTTCCATCACCAACCTCGGTGCCGACAAGGTATTTGAGCCATTTTACATGTATAAGCGCTTTTATTTTGTGGACTGGGTACTGCTTAACGAGCACAAAAGATCCATTTTGCCGAGTGTAGCCGTGATGGCAGACGGCCAATGGCCTGACAGTATCAACTGGATGTTGGGCGAGACACTGCGCAGCGGATTGTATCGGTTAAGCCATAGCCCAGTGCGTGTGCGGCCATGGTTCGAGCCCGGTGCCTGGGGTGGGCAATGGATCAAGTCGAATATCAAAGGCGTAAATTCCGACGCGGTCAATTACGCTTGGTCCTTTGAGTTGATCGTTCCCGAGAATGGGTTAGTATTCGAAAGCGATGGTTGGTTGCTGGAGGTATCATTTGATACACTGATGTTCGGGCATGCAAAAGAAATGCTCGGCCGTCACGCGGCCGTCTTTGGCGAAGAGTTCCCGATCCGCTTCGATTTTCTCGATACGGTAAAGGGTGGAAATCTATCGATCCAATGCCATCCATCGCTTAACTACATACAAAAGCATTTTGGCGAACGGATCACGCAGGATGAGACCTATTACATTTTAGACTGTGAACCCGGTGCGCAGGTTTACCTGGGTTTTCAGGAAACGATCGATCCGGAAGAGTTCAGAAAGGCATTAGAGACCAGTCAAGCGCAAGAACAAGCATTGGTGATCGAGGACTATGTGCAGGCTCACGCCGCTCAAAAGCACGACCTGTTCCTCATCCCTAATCAAACCATTCATAGTGCCGGCGCAGGCAACCTGGTGCTCGAGATCAGTGCCACGCCTTACATATTCACCTTTAAAATGTACGATTGGCTAAGGCTTGACCTTGAGGGTAACCCACGGCCGATCAATATAGACCACGCTTTCAATAACCTTGATCTTACACGTAAAGGAGAGAAGGTGAAGGACGAGCTTATCTCAAAACAGGTGGTCATAAGTCAAGATATCGGAGCTACCGTTGTGCATTTACCTACCCACGAGCAGCATTTTTATGACGTACACCGCCTTGAGTTCGACCACCAGGTAGTGGTGAATTGTGAGGATAGCTGCCATGTGCTGATGGTGGTGGAAGGGAGGTCGGTGACCGTAAAAACGGCCGAAGGAGCAAAACAGACCTTTGCCTATGCTGAAACCTTTGTGATACCTGCCGCATGCGGCTCGTACACCCTTACCAACGACGGTCAGGAACCTGTTAAAGTGATCAAAGCATTTTTAAAATAG
- the gloA2 gene encoding SMU1112c/YaeR family gloxylase I-like metalloprotein, with protein sequence MLALKHIHHIAIICANYEQSKMFYVDVLGLQVEQEIYRAERRSYKLDLMVGDRYQIELFSFPDPPTRPSGPEAAGLRHLAFAVDDIEAAIAHLNAHGVVTEPIRVDEHTQKRFTFFADPDGLPLELYEE encoded by the coding sequence ATGCTTGCCCTGAAGCACATACACCACATTGCCATCATTTGCGCTAATTACGAGCAAAGCAAGATGTTCTATGTTGATGTGCTGGGCTTGCAGGTAGAACAAGAGATATACCGCGCCGAAAGGCGCTCATACAAGCTTGATCTGATGGTGGGCGACCGCTACCAGATCGAGCTTTTTTCATTTCCTGACCCGCCGACCCGTCCTTCGGGTCCTGAGGCGGCAGGCTTGCGTCACCTGGCCTTCGCCGTGGATGATATCGAAGCGGCTATTGCCCACTTGAACGCGCATGGAGTGGTCACCGAGCCCATCCGCGTGGATGAGCATACCCAAAAACGCTTTACCTTTTTTGCCGACCCCGATGGGTTGCCTCTTGAACTGTACGAGGAGTAG
- a CDS encoding DUF2147 domain-containing protein, producing MRYILLLIVGSLLSTSSLKAQTADAILGKWTNPTGEAHILIYRTGNTYSGKLNWLKPSNNENRPINDVNNPDKNLRNKPLLGLELLKGLEHKGGGSYEEGTIYDPKNGKTYSCKMTLNGDKLKIRGYIGVSLLGRSEVWTRVK from the coding sequence ATGAGATACATCTTATTACTGATAGTTGGCAGCTTACTGAGCACTTCCAGCTTAAAGGCACAAACAGCTGATGCTATTTTAGGTAAATGGACCAACCCCACCGGAGAAGCACACATACTTATTTACCGCACCGGCAATACTTACAGTGGTAAACTCAACTGGTTAAAACCTTCGAACAATGAGAACCGACCGATAAACGATGTGAACAATCCAGATAAGAACCTGCGAAACAAACCGCTGCTTGGGTTGGAGCTACTGAAAGGTTTAGAGCACAAAGGGGGCGGCAGCTATGAGGAGGGCACCATTTATGACCCCAAGAACGGAAAGACCTACAGCTGCAAAATGACCCTTAACGGCGATAAGCTGAAGATCAGGGGCTACATTGGCGTATCGTTATTAGGCAGGAGTGAGGTTTGGACACGCGTTAAATAA
- a CDS encoding GntR family transcriptional regulator codes for MMKNYSIDHKSPMPLHAQAEMLLRQLIQEDEYRNGKVLPNEVELAKKLAISRTTLRQSLNKLVFEGLLVRKKRSGTRVAQNAVSSKSNNWLSFSQEMKLRGIPIRNFELHVTWVDPSEELANFFEIKPDRKVLKMERVRGRPDEPFVYFVSYFHPRVGLTGDEDFKRPLYEMLEQEHSVVATLSKEEISAVASDAFIAEKLRITAGGPLLFRKRFVFDQGERPIEYNLGYYKASSFVYTVESTR; via the coding sequence ATGATGAAGAACTACAGCATTGATCATAAAAGTCCAATGCCTTTGCATGCACAGGCAGAAATGTTGTTGAGACAACTTATCCAGGAGGATGAGTATCGCAACGGTAAAGTATTGCCTAACGAAGTAGAACTGGCCAAGAAACTTGCCATATCACGCACTACATTGAGGCAGTCGCTTAACAAATTGGTTTTTGAAGGCTTGCTGGTCCGCAAAAAACGCTCGGGCACCCGTGTGGCTCAAAATGCGGTAAGTTCCAAGTCGAACAACTGGCTATCGTTCTCGCAAGAGATGAAACTGCGAGGCATACCCATTCGTAATTTTGAATTGCATGTCACCTGGGTGGATCCATCTGAGGAGTTGGCCAATTTTTTCGAGATCAAGCCTGACCGTAAAGTGCTCAAGATGGAACGGGTGAGAGGTAGGCCTGACGAACCATTCGTTTACTTTGTATCCTATTTTCACCCACGTGTGGGATTGACCGGTGACGAAGATTTTAAACGTCCACTTTACGAGATGCTTGAGCAGGAACATTCTGTGGTCGCGACCTTATCAAAAGAAGAGATAAGTGCGGTGGCTTCAGATGCCTTCATTGCCGAGAAACTAAGGATAACCGCTGGGGGTCCGCTACTGTTCCGCAAGCGCTTCGTATTTGACCAGGGAGAGCGCCCTATCGAATATAACTTGGGATATTACAAGGCCAGTAGTTTTGTTTACACCGTGGAGAGTACGCGTTAG
- a CDS encoding carboxypeptidase-like regulatory domain-containing protein — MIYRYTVALLLSVIFGSTAFAQRDSVSLNSIIEKTSNLAKTRPVEKVYLHFDKPYYAVDDTIWFKAYVTDNFKQPSQLSKVVYVELMNSRDSLTKLLKLPVRNGVAYGSFPLPELNYRQDNYHLRAYTKWMSNFDTDYFFSKTITVGSAIDKEVNVNITSSKTGADKQLQITSRIVYKDVDGVPQAGKKVSWTVSTISDDIAKGRGTTDASGALTISFTNSKQADLTGANINAVIDLGNKKSVGRSFPLRSVLGNTDVQFFPEGGELLAGVRQKIAIKAVASSGLGMAYTGSVVDNAGAEIAKLTSQNAGMSLFVLTAEAGKTYKANLTFANGTKGSYDLPKAQTSGFNISVSNIDPQNLNIKMLASPAFFEANKGRSFYIMAQSVGTVCFAAQTALREQVYSANIPASKFPTGVVQFTLFSSAGLPLSERLVFVNRNDALNLTLASDKPSYGVRQKVKLNVTAKSKGAPVDGDLSVAVIDESKVPVDENNETTILSSLLLTSDLKGYIEKPNYYFVKPSDKTNADLDLLMLTQGYRRFSYTQVLAGQLPAIESLPEQGIEISGTLRTTNGMPFKGGNVRLLIPDKYFSANAISDPEGRFKFTNLVFPDSMKVVATAKNNYNSRNLMLMMDGDKYPKIDKNKLYPDEVANIDSTLRPYLLNSKKQFGAMHVLKEVIVKAQKPSLTVDHSKYPALTGLSNIPDHMMAADRFSACANLFMCFQGQLMGVTYDQGNFYVSRDYNQGRKVPMALFVGGMPVDVNYLNSLTAKDIESVEIFLKDELGLINNANQTNGVLVVNTKTPPKGNKISLAELQDLLPQPSVAKLTPKGYDITREFYSPKYDVPKPVGQDLRSTIYWNPRVVTDKATGATSVEFYNADGKGNYRVVIEGFDKDGNVGRTVYRYKVQ; from the coding sequence ATGATATACCGTTACACCGTTGCCCTTTTACTGTCCGTTATATTTGGCTCAACTGCTTTTGCACAGCGCGATAGCGTGAGCTTGAACAGCATCATCGAAAAGACATCCAACCTGGCCAAAACGCGGCCGGTCGAAAAAGTATACCTGCACTTTGATAAGCCTTATTATGCAGTGGATGACACCATTTGGTTCAAGGCCTACGTGACCGATAATTTCAAGCAGCCTTCGCAGTTGAGTAAGGTCGTTTACGTGGAATTGATGAACAGCCGCGATTCATTGACCAAGCTGCTTAAACTACCTGTACGTAATGGTGTGGCCTATGGTAGCTTCCCCTTGCCAGAATTGAATTATCGCCAAGACAATTATCACCTGCGGGCGTATACCAAGTGGATGTCGAACTTTGACACCGACTACTTTTTCAGCAAGACCATTACCGTGGGCAGCGCAATCGATAAGGAGGTGAATGTGAACATCACCTCAAGCAAGACCGGTGCCGACAAGCAACTGCAGATCACTTCGCGCATCGTTTATAAAGATGTGGATGGCGTACCGCAGGCCGGCAAAAAAGTGAGCTGGACGGTCTCCACCATCTCAGATGATATAGCTAAAGGCCGTGGCACTACGGATGCCTCAGGTGCGCTCACCATCAGCTTTACCAACAGTAAACAGGCCGACCTTACCGGCGCCAACATCAATGCGGTGATCGATCTGGGGAATAAGAAAAGTGTGGGCCGCTCCTTTCCCTTGCGGTCGGTGCTGGGTAATACTGATGTACAATTCTTCCCTGAGGGGGGCGAACTGCTGGCCGGGGTAAGGCAAAAGATCGCGATCAAAGCGGTAGCCTCAAGCGGCCTGGGTATGGCCTATACCGGATCTGTAGTAGATAATGCAGGCGCCGAGATAGCCAAACTGACCTCACAGAACGCAGGTATGAGCTTATTCGTGTTAACCGCCGAAGCGGGCAAGACCTATAAGGCCAACCTCACCTTTGCCAATGGTACCAAAGGAAGCTATGACCTGCCTAAAGCGCAGACGTCTGGCTTTAACATCAGTGTGAGCAATATCGATCCGCAAAACCTGAACATCAAAATGCTGGCTTCGCCGGCGTTCTTTGAGGCCAATAAAGGCCGCTCGTTCTATATCATGGCGCAAAGCGTGGGTACCGTGTGCTTTGCTGCACAGACCGCTTTAAGGGAGCAGGTATATTCGGCCAACATTCCGGCCAGCAAGTTCCCTACCGGTGTGGTGCAATTCACGCTGTTCTCGTCGGCTGGGTTGCCGCTGAGCGAGCGCCTGGTGTTCGTTAACCGTAATGATGCGTTGAATCTGACACTCGCCAGCGACAAGCCAAGCTACGGAGTCCGTCAAAAGGTGAAACTGAACGTGACCGCCAAGTCAAAAGGTGCACCGGTCGATGGTGACCTGTCCGTTGCCGTGATCGATGAAAGCAAGGTACCTGTGGATGAAAATAACGAGACCACTATCCTGAGCAGCCTGCTGCTTACCTCCGACCTTAAAGGCTACATTGAGAAGCCTAACTACTATTTTGTCAAGCCAAGCGACAAGACCAACGCCGACCTCGACCTATTGATGCTTACCCAAGGCTACCGCCGTTTCAGCTACACCCAGGTGTTGGCCGGTCAGCTGCCCGCTATCGAATCATTGCCCGAGCAAGGCATCGAGATCAGCGGCACCTTGCGTACCACCAACGGGATGCCGTTCAAAGGTGGTAACGTGCGCTTGCTGATCCCTGATAAATACTTTTCGGCCAACGCCATTAGCGATCCTGAGGGACGTTTCAAGTTCACCAACCTGGTGTTCCCCGATTCGATGAAAGTAGTGGCCACCGCCAAGAACAACTATAACTCCCGTAACCTGATGCTGATGATGGACGGCGACAAATACCCCAAGATCGACAAGAACAAGCTGTATCCTGACGAGGTAGCCAATATCGACAGCACGCTGCGCCCATACCTGCTCAACAGCAAAAAACAGTTCGGGGCCATGCATGTGCTGAAGGAGGTCATCGTGAAGGCGCAGAAACCGTCTTTAACAGTAGACCACTCCAAATATCCTGCGCTTACGGGTTTGAGCAACATACCTGACCACATGATGGCTGCCGATCGGTTCTCAGCCTGCGCCAACCTGTTCATGTGCTTTCAGGGACAGTTAATGGGCGTTACCTATGACCAGGGTAACTTCTATGTATCGCGCGATTACAACCAGGGACGTAAGGTACCGATGGCGCTATTTGTTGGTGGTATGCCGGTGGATGTGAATTACCTGAACAGCCTTACGGCAAAGGATATCGAATCGGTAGAGATATTTTTGAAGGACGAACTTGGCTTGATCAACAACGCCAACCAAACCAACGGTGTACTGGTGGTGAACACCAAGACCCCTCCAAAAGGCAACAAGATCAGCTTGGCCGAGCTTCAGGACCTGCTTCCGCAACCGAGTGTGGCCAAGCTTACTCCTAAAGGATATGATATCACCCGGGAGTTCTATTCGCCCAAATATGATGTGCCTAAGCCGGTAGGTCAGGATCTGCGCAGTACCATTTACTGGAACCCGCGTGTGGTGACCGACAAAGCCACCGGGGCAACATCTGTTGAATTTTATAATGCTGATGGAAAAGGCAACTATCGCGTGGTGATCGAAGGTTTTGATAAGGACGGCAACGTAGGCCGCACCGTGTATCGTTACAAAGTGCAGTAA
- a CDS encoding VOC family protein, with translation MAQLIFLNLPVKDLDRSVAFFTALGYTFNPQFTNEQATCMIISDTIYVMLLVEPFFKGFTKAEIADTSKCNECITCLSADSREAVDAIVAKAVAAGATTPSAPQDHGFMYGHGFTDLDGHIWEYSYMDMSAMPQA, from the coding sequence ATGGCACAGCTTATCTTCTTAAATCTTCCGGTAAAGGACCTTGACCGCAGCGTGGCTTTCTTCACTGCACTGGGTTATACCTTTAACCCGCAATTCACTAACGAGCAGGCCACCTGCATGATCATTAGCGATACCATTTATGTGATGCTACTGGTAGAACCTTTTTTTAAAGGCTTTACCAAGGCCGAGATAGCCGATACCAGTAAGTGCAATGAATGTATCACTTGCCTATCGGCCGATAGCCGTGAGGCGGTGGATGCCATAGTGGCTAAGGCTGTTGCCGCAGGGGCCACCACCCCGAGCGCCCCGCAAGACCATGGCTTTATGTACGGACACGGCTTTACCGATCTTGATGGCCATATTTGGGAATATTCGTACATGGATATGTCGGCCATGCCGCAAGCCTGA
- a CDS encoding ferritin-like domain-containing protein, whose translation MITSKNWIAYFKVNAGKLRIDWSIAPQLSMNERCTIITSMQAWQLGETSEGRSLIKAATRHAEMIGDDHYIEAVRLFMKEEQKHGENLGRYLDAIGEQRIKKNWDDSLFRWARHINTSMESFTLAVLLAESTAQIYYQALKDATQCTLLKQICTDILIDEARHITFQTERLGILYDSRSTVGRLWRRSFYQLFFYGAAALVWIAHRKVFSAGGNTFKGYMRKIHYKYLRTLHVITAPKVLATHISF comes from the coding sequence ATGATAACAAGTAAGAATTGGATAGCATATTTTAAAGTGAACGCCGGCAAGCTGAGGATAGATTGGAGCATAGCGCCGCAATTGAGCATGAATGAGCGCTGTACCATTATCACGTCTATGCAGGCTTGGCAATTAGGAGAAACGTCGGAAGGGCGGAGCCTCATCAAAGCCGCTACACGCCACGCCGAAATGATAGGCGATGACCATTATATTGAAGCAGTACGCTTGTTCATGAAAGAGGAACAAAAGCACGGCGAGAATTTGGGCAGGTACCTGGACGCTATTGGCGAGCAGCGCATCAAAAAAAATTGGGATGATAGCTTGTTCAGGTGGGCAAGGCACATCAACACGAGTATGGAAAGCTTTACTTTGGCCGTGTTGCTGGCCGAAAGCACCGCACAGATCTATTACCAGGCTTTAAAAGATGCTACGCAGTGTACGCTTTTGAAGCAGATATGTACGGATATATTGATCGATGAAGCGCGGCACATTACTTTTCAAACCGAGCGTTTAGGCATCCTTTATGATAGCCGCAGCACTGTTGGCCGCCTATGGAGGCGTTCATTTTATCAGTTATTCTTTTACGGGGCGGCCGCATTGGTCTGGATTGCGCATCGGAAGGTTTTTAGCGCAGGAGGCAATACGTTCAAAGGGTATATGCGCAAGATCCATTATAAATATTTGCGTACGTTGCATGTGATCACTGCACCAAAGGTTTTGGCAACGCACATTAGTTTTTAG
- a CDS encoding class I SAM-dependent methyltransferase yields MDNRLQYQFGNIDIYLFDQLLKGTYAGCHKVLDVGCGGGRNVFYLLQNEFEVHGIDPNPEAIDAVRGLAAQLAPQAPADRFKVAYAEDLPYPDASFDLVISSAVLHFAKGHDHFDAMLRSMWRVLKRGGFFFARLASSMGIEPLIEHLGHGRYLLPDGSERYLVDQDMLLQYTLELGAYLHEPIKTTNVQNLRCMTTWCMQKL; encoded by the coding sequence ATGGATAACCGCCTCCAATACCAGTTCGGCAACATCGACATTTATCTGTTCGACCAGTTGCTTAAAGGCACCTACGCAGGTTGCCACAAGGTATTGGACGTAGGCTGTGGTGGAGGCCGCAATGTGTTCTATCTTTTGCAGAACGAGTTCGAGGTGCATGGCATTGACCCTAACCCCGAGGCCATCGATGCTGTGCGCGGCTTGGCCGCACAGTTAGCGCCCCAAGCCCCGGCCGACCGTTTTAAGGTAGCTTATGCCGAGGACCTACCCTACCCCGACGCATCTTTTGACCTGGTGATCAGCAGTGCCGTGCTGCACTTTGCCAAAGGACACGATCACTTTGATGCCATGTTGCGCTCCATGTGGCGTGTGCTCAAGCGGGGCGGCTTCTTTTTTGCGCGGCTGGCCTCCAGCATGGGTATCGAGCCGCTGATCGAACATCTGGGCCACGGACGCTATCTGTTGCCCGATGGCTCTGAACGTTATTTGGTAGACCAGGATATGTTGCTGCAATATACCCTCGAATTGGGCGCCTATTTGCACGAACCCATCAAGACCACCAACGTACAGAACCTGCGCTGCATGACCACCTGGTGCATGCAAAAGCTTTAG
- a CDS encoding oxygenase MpaB family protein — protein sequence MERYFVDERSIVREIWGKADTVLFIFAASAAEFALNKAVDWLYFTGKLPADPLGRLFSTVTYSRQILFSEYTEALTAIDRISKIHGAVEQARGSQIPQWAYRDVLFMLIDHSIRSFEALERKLTDEEKAEVFSVFYRVGHRMGITGLPTTYSHWRTMREEHLQQNMIRSHFTVDLYRQYRKHLGWVRYFLLKQVQVIICPPRVKQLLGLRSVPMMRTLLWLYKAGRQFRFDRPVKLVLLPSAYKAQIAAIDSSL from the coding sequence ATGGAAAGATATTTTGTAGATGAGCGTTCGATCGTAAGGGAGATATGGGGCAAGGCCGATACCGTGCTGTTCATCTTTGCGGCTTCGGCGGCAGAGTTCGCCCTGAACAAGGCGGTGGATTGGTTGTATTTTACCGGCAAGCTGCCTGCTGATCCCTTGGGACGTTTGTTCAGCACGGTGACCTACTCAAGGCAGATCCTCTTTTCTGAATATACTGAAGCCCTTACAGCGATCGACCGTATAAGTAAGATACATGGGGCAGTGGAGCAGGCGCGTGGCAGCCAGATACCGCAATGGGCTTACCGCGATGTGCTTTTCATGCTTATCGACCATTCTATACGATCGTTTGAGGCGTTGGAGCGTAAACTTACCGATGAGGAGAAGGCTGAGGTGTTCAGCGTGTTTTACCGGGTAGGCCATCGTATGGGTATCACCGGCTTGCCTACCACCTACAGCCATTGGCGTACTATGCGAGAGGAACATTTGCAACAGAACATGATCCGCAGCCATTTTACAGTAGATCTGTACCGGCAATACCGCAAGCACTTAGGCTGGGTGCGTTACTTTTTATTGAAACAGGTACAGGTGATCATTTGCCCGCCGAGAGTGAAACAGCTACTGGGTTTACGGTCGGTCCCCATGATGAGGACGCTGCTTTGGTTGTACAAGGCAGGGCGGCAGTTCAGGTTCGATAGGCCGGTCAAACTGGTGCTATTGCCATCGGCCTATAAAGCGCAGATCGCGGCTATTGACAGTTCGCTTTAA